The genomic DNA GATCAGTATTCCAAGCAGAAGCTCTATGATATCGATTGAAACATCTTCTTCTAGTAAAAGGTCAACAATTATTTCTGTGGATGAAAATATAATGGAAAGTTACGAGCTCACAAAGCTTCCCTCGGCACATACGAGTTCAATTTCGATCCCTCTACCGCCACTAAATGTTGGAACGTCGTCCCTTCTCAGTAAAAGAAACCTGAACGATATCGAAAGAATATTGAAACATTACCATTCATTAACAAGTAGAACCATTTTAGGATCGAGCTCAAATGAGCTGCGAGACAATTGTGACTTAGAAAACATGATACAAAAATGGTCGTCCCTCGTGAACGCTTCTGGCACATTTGATAAGTCCTCTAGCTTAATCCATAATGATCTTAATCTCGTGGAACTTAACCCCCTAGAGGTTGCTAAACAACTTTCCTTGATTGAATCGGCTCTATTCCTGGCAGTAAGGCCAACAGAGTTGTTGAATCAAAACTTCATccccaagaaaaagcatCTAGCTGCCTCTCCTGATGTAGAGCGGATTGTTGATTTCACAAACCTCTTATCCAATTACATCATAGAATCTATCGttgttccaaaaatttcaattAAATCTCGTGTGAAGAGGCTGACGACTTGGTTGAACATCGCACTTTCTGCTTTGTACTTCAGAAATTTTAACTCCCTTGCGACTATAATGACAGCTTTACAAAGCCATATATTAAGCCGCTTATCGACGCTGTGGGATAATGTGAGCGAAAAGTACCTCGATCTGTACCATTATCTTTCTAAGATCGTGCATCCAAATAAAAATTACAACATCTACAGAACAAAGCTGCATAAACTGGCTACAGGGTTCTCGCCTACTGAGAACTCGTTTGGAAAATCCCAGGTCGCGACTGTTCCTTTTTTTGCCTTGTTTCTGCAAGACCTGACATTCATTCACGAAGGAATAAACGACTTTCGAGACCCCTCATCTTTTCGCCCCAATAGGTTAATCAATCTTGACAAATACTTTAGAATCACGAAGATAATTTCACTGATGCAGTTTTTTCAGATTGGTTATGATACAGATGAAAAGCCGAACTTTTTGGGCAGCAAAAGGGACTCGTTGTTCAACTTCACTGGGAACACCAGCGTTGACACAACTAGGATAAAACCTGTTCCTGTGTTGCAAGAGTTTATTTTCTGCGAATTTTGGAGGGTCAACACTCTCTATGGTGCAGATGCAGATAGAGGCTACAAGATGAGCCTCGCATTAGCCCCTAGGAGCGAACTTTGAGCAGCGGCATGCtgattttatcaaatttCAGCGATACATCATGCGGCAACCCTTATCGAGTCTATAAATATTATGTAATTCACAATAAATGTGCGTGAGCTACAAAAGCTTGTTCTATTTTACATCACCACTTTTGAGTTCAAGCACGGCGGACTTCTCCTATGTAGTTGATAGCTGAACCAGCTTTAAAGAACTCGACCTGGTCTTTTGACATTGTGTGTTTTGTTTTAATGACGAAAGACTCGCCAGATGGCTTTGTAATTTTAACATCCAAAAGGCCTCCGTTAGCTCCTTCCTTTTCTATCATTTCAACAAGGCCAACGGTTTCTAATACATCACCAGAGGATATGCGGTCATAGTCTTCCTCGTTTGCAAAGGTGAGAGGCAGCATACCttgctttttcaagttaGTTTCGTGAATTCTGGCAAATGATTTAACCAAAAGGATCTGTCCTCCCAAAAATTTAGGAGACAACGCTGCGTGTTCTCTGGCTGAGCCCTCACCATAATTGTGCTCCGCCACAACAGTCCAAGGCCTTTCTTCCTGTTTCCACTTGATCATTAGTTCAGGAATGCCATAAGCAGTACCATCAAAGTCATATGCCTTGTTCACCTCGCCAGTTTCCTTGTTCTGAGCACCAATCAAGGTGTTGTTGGAGATGTTTTCTAGATGACCTTTGTACTTCAACCAGACGCCAGCAGCTGAGATATGGTCAGTTGTACATTTGCCTTCAACTTTCATTAGGAcgtttgttttcaattcCTTGCCATCCCAGGGCTTGAATGGCTCCAACAGCTGCAGACGATCGGAAGTTGGTGAGACTTTAATCTCGACTGAAGCGTCTGGAGTTGGATCTGTTGGTGGGTAGAACTCCTTTCTACCAGAGACAAAGCCGGTTTGGGGTAGTTCATCACCACTTGGagctttgaacttgaagtcggAGCCATCATCCAGTTTGATAGTGTCTCTCATAGGATTGAATTGAGCATCTCCTGAATAGATCATCGCCGTCACCATTTCTGGtgaagtcaaaaagttcattgTGTTCCTATTCCCGTCATTTCTCGCCCTAAAGTTACGGTTGAAAGATGTGAAAATAGAATTCGTTTCCTTGGAAGTCTTCATGACGTCCTGTCTATCCCACTGCCCAATGCATGGTCCACATGCATTGGCTAGAACAATTGCGCCGTTGTCTTCGAAAGTTTTGACGAGGCCATCCTTCTCCAGTGTAGCTCTGATTTGTTCGGAACCAGGAGTGACAAAAAATGGGATGCGTGGTTTCAATCCAGCCTGAGAGGCCTGTCTCACTAGATCAGCGGCACGGGCCATATCTTGGTATGATGAATTTGTGCATGAGCCAATTAAGCCCGCAGAGATCTTCTGAGGCCAGTTTTCCTTAGTACATTTCGCCCCGAATTCAGAAATAGGGGTAGATAAATCAGGAGTAAAAGGGCCGTTAACGTGAGGCTCCAGCTCACTCAAATTGATTTCGATGACTTTGTCGTACTCGGCGCCCGAGtctgccttcaaaaagttgtatTGGTTAAGAGCAACATCGGCAGCATCAGCCATAACTGATCTCCCAGTTGCTTTCAAGTAACGACtgtgagcttcttgataagggaaagttgaagttgtggCACCGATTTCAGCACCCATGTTACAGATGGTAGCCATACCAGTGCACGAAAGAGTTTTGACACCATCGCCGAAATACTCAACAATGTACCCGGTACCACCGCGCACAGTCAAGATACCTGCAAGCTTGGTAATTACATCTTTAGGAGATGTCCAGCCTTGCATTGAACCTGTGAGCTTGACACCCAATATTTTTGGGGCTTTCAATTCCCAAGGAGTACCTGTCAGGGCGTCGACCGCGTCCGCACCACCGACACCAATGGCTATAGCACCAAGGCCACCGGCGTTTGGTGTGTGTGAGTCAGTTCCCAGCATCATAAGGCCTGGGGCGGagaagttttcaaggacGATCTGGTGGATAATACCAGAACCTGGACCCCAAAACTGGATCCCGTACTTGTCGGCACAACTCTGCAGGAAGTCGAACACTTCTTTGTTAGTGGCGATGGAGCTGCTCAAGTCCTGCGACTCTCCGTCTCTGCCAACAATCAGATGGTCACAGTGGATAGACGCAGGGACCGCTGTCTGGGCGAGACCTGTGGTCATGAATTGAAGCAGCGCCATCTGTGCAGACGCATCCTGCATGGCCACACGGTCGGGGTGAAGCTTGAGGTACTCCAGCCCACGGATATCCCGAAGATCGGAAGACTTAATGGACTCCTCAGGATCGCAAAGATGTGAGTACAGGATCTTCTCGGCGAGCGTCAGTGGGCTGTTGTTGGTGATCGCCTTGACCTTCTCCAGAttagcgatgagcttggcgTAAGGTGGGACACGTGACTGAAATTCCTTGGGCACATTGGCGAAGTTGGCGGCAACCTGGGTTGCCAAGTGTCTTCTGGATACTGACCTTGCGGACAACATAGCGAGGTTGGTGGTGAGTGTTCCAAGCGCTTATCCTCGAGATGCTGTTCGGGTCCAGTCCTGGCCGATCATATATGCGCCATACGTGAGGCTATgactccaaaaatttttacgAAAAGACCATTCCCAATTCCTGCGGGATTTTCAAGGGCGCGAGTTGCAAAAAGAATGCTTCCAACCAGATTTGAACTGATGATCTCCACATTACTAGTGTGGCGCCTTACCAACTTGGCCATAGAAGCTGTTCCTGAAGAAGGTAGTGAAAAGTAGTATTTTTGTTCTCACAAACTCATCATGTGATTGAACAATAGCTTTTAGCTCTCGCCCTTTCTCTGTCGCTGCATTCTAAATGACAAATGTACATCGGTTCGGAACTGGCgtttgaagaagtctcACGCCCGGAGCGGGTACTAATATGAATGATACCAATTGAATGCTGTTCTGGGGGGGTACCTCAGTCCTGCGTGACACTATCCTGGAAAAACGACGTCTTCACGCAAGGCGGGCATGTTTCCCTCGCGTTCTGACACTAAGTGACATCTTCCATCAAGTTTACTTGACTTAAGGAGTTGTGATCTGTGCAGAAATCCCCTTTATATTTTTGTCCCTCGAAACCATGAGCTTCTTTCCCGTGCGATTTGATATCATCAATAAGGGATCTTGAGGTTTGAAATTCTAATCCTACATAAAACCATGAAGGATACGCGAGGGGGTGTTTGTACCATgatagcttcaaaaacgatCTCAGCCCAGCCACGAGGCTGAACTGGAGCGGCATAGCCCCAATTTTTGTGGCGCAGCCGCACATCGCTGGCGGGCATCCCGGCCCAAGCGCCCAACTCAAGCGCCGTGCGCCACACGGGGCTCGCATCGTCCTCGCAGAGCACCCAGTTTCTGCCTCCGACAGGTCCTGATAACCGAGGCGAGCCCGAAATCTCACGCATAGTCCAGTCATACTCACCCTAGCCGTCAGGCAGTTAGAAGACGCTTTTCatttagccgccgagccCCTTGGTTTGTCACTTTGTCTGGACCAAGCACGTGCGATTCACGTGGTTATGCATTCACGTGGTGCCCGCTTATCTCGCTTGTGCCGTCCCCACGTGGAGCCAATTTAACACATCTAATTAATTATTAGGTGCCCACATGCGCACACAATAAAGAGATACTACGAAGAAtaagaaaaaaaactgagaATGCAGGGCCCCTTTCCGTTTTCGGAAGCTCTACGGGGAGTTCACAGCGGCCGTCGTCCCGGCTGAGCATCGGGCTACACCGCTGATCGTGGCGGGCGGGGCGCAAAGGCCTTCGCGGATGTCCTTTTCTTTTTTTTACCCGGAGATGAGTGGGCGCCGCCGCAGAGAGCAGATGGTGTCGATGCAATATCAACGAACCAAGATATTGCGGGAGAACGACCCACGTTGTTCCAATTTTTGCCCAGAACAGTTCTCTCACAAAGCGTACGCTAGCAACTACCATCGCCAAGCAGGAGTCGCCAAGAATTAGCACTCGCACGCACATACCGGAGTTATTTCACCGCGTGGATTATGAAGTTTTCGCACTCGCTGAAGTACAATGCGGTCCCTGACTGGCAGGAACACTACCTGAACTATTcgcagctcaaaaagcttattTACTCGCTGCAGGCGCAGGACTTGCAGGTGGTGGATGAGGGCGGCCGCGTGGACACGGAGCGGTTGAACGCGCTGGAGGGATCGTCCAAAgcgctcaagaagctcaaagGCAAGTTCCAGCTGGGGAGGAGCGGCAAGAACGGCAAGGGCAGGAAGGCCGGGGAGGGCGACGCCGATGCGGAGGGAGACGTGCAGGTCGAGACGTTCGAGCTGAGCGACATAAAGAAGAAATCTGCGCAAAACAAGCTGCAGGCGCTTGTTGACTTCGACCGCCGGTCCTCCCTTTCCAGCGACAGGACGCTTTTCAACCCACAGGACACCTTTCTCAGCAAGCTGATCGATGAGAGGTCCAAGATTGATGACTTTTACAAGAAGCTCGAGGCGCAGCTCTACGGCCGCTTTGCCACGGTGGTGTCGGATCTCCAGAAGTCTGGAGCTCTGGTGGACACCCACTCCAGACCGCAcggcggcgacggcgaTGGCGGCGACCACGAGTCATTCGAGCTGCGCACCCAGCCGGAACATCAGTTGCGCAGGCGCGAGTCCTTGGCCTCTAAGCGCACAACAAATGACTCCCTGGCTCCAGGACGCGCGTCGCAGCccgaggacgacgaggaagaagacgaggaagaggaattTGACGAGCACACTCATGAAAATACGGCCCTGCTGAACTACTCCGACTTCAACGTCAAAAGCCAGAAGAAAGCCATCATAAAGAAGAATCTGATTGACCTCTACGTCGATCTGGTCCAGCTCAAGTCATTCATCGAGCTCAACCGTATTGGGTTCTTTAAAatcaccaagaagttcgaCAAAACCTTGGAATGCAATGTGAGAAATGAGCTCATCGAGTCCGGtgagttcttcaaggacaCCTACGTTTTCCAGCCCCTGACGCTCGAAGTGCTGGACTCTAAAATCACAAAGGTTATTGAGTTTTACGCCTTTATTACCAACGCGGACCTGGCTCTGTGCAAGGAAGAGCTGAGATCCTACTTGCGCGACTTCATTGTGTGGGAAAGAAACACAGTGTGGAAAGATATGCTTGGACTGGAGTCTCAAAACAACACGATCGCTTCCGCTGGCAGACCTAACGCTAAAGGCGATATTGGCGCTTTGGAAAGCAACACACATCTTGAATATCGCACCTGGAATCTGCCAAAGCCAATTAAATGCCGCTACTTCACCTGGAGCTGCATAAAAGTCCCCCAATTATTCTTCACACTAAAAGCCCTAAAACTGTACATTATCATTGCCTGCACCATTATTTTGTTGGCGGTACCAACATTCAATGACGAGGCTCAACACCGCTGCATGGCCCTTGTTGCGTGTGTAGCATTTTTATGGGCATCCGAAGCTTTGCCGCTGTTCGTCACGGCATTGTTAGTGCCCCTGCTGGTGGTCTTGTTCCGCGTTATGAAGAGCGATGGGAAAGTAATGAACGCAGCCGACGCCTCCAGCACCATTTTGGCTAAAATGTGGTCCTCGACTATCATGGTTCTTCTCGCTGGTTTCACTTTGGCAGCAGCATTGTCAAAGTACAACATCGCTAGAGTCTTAGCATCTTATCTTCTAACCTTTGCTGGTACTAAGCCTAGGAACGTGCTTCTCATGATTATGGGAgtttgcttcttcttgtccaTGTGGATCTCGAACGTGGCAGCTCCTGTGTTGACCTACTCCTTAATACAGCCTGTTTTGAAATCCTTAGGATATGAATCTCCCTTCGCGAAGGCTATTGTATTAGGCGTCGCACTTTCTGCCAATGTCGGTGGTATGGCCTCTCCCATTGCCTCCCCTCAGAACATTATTGCAATGGATTACCTGAAGGATTACAATGTTGGGTGGGGCCAGTTTTTTGCCATCGCTTtaccttcaagttttcttgctATGTTGACGATCTGGCTCCTACTGTTATGCACGTTCAAAATCAACGGAACTCAGCTCAAGAAGTACACTCCTATCAAGGAAAAGTTCACACTAAAGCAGTACTACATCATGGTCGTGACTTTGGCTACCATTTTGCTTTGGTGTGTGTTGAGcaagctggaaaatgtGTTTGGGTCATCTGGCCAAATCGCTGTTATTCCTATTGTCCTGTTCTTTGGGACGGGCTTACTTGGAACTCAGgacatcaacaactttCCTTGGGCTATTGTGATTCTGGCAATGGGAGGTATCGCGCTTGGTGGTGCTGTGTCATCTTCAGGTTTGCTGACTACAATTGCCGGTGCTTTACAAAGGAGAGTCATGGATTTCCCACTGTACGCAGTCATGGCCATTTTCGGTATCGTGATGCTGGTGGTTGGCACTTTCGTATCGCACACAGTTTCAGCCATTATCATCATTCCATTGATGCAGGAAGTAGGCGACAAGTTGCCAGGTGCTAAATCCGCACCAATTTTAGTCTTCGCATGCACGCTTTTGTCGTCGTGTGGTATGGGTCTGGCATCTTCAGGGTTTCCTAATGTCACTGCGATATCGATGACAGATGAAGTCGGAAACAGATATTTGACAGTAAACAATTTCATTACTCGAGGCGTGCCAGCGTCATTTTTGGCCTTCATCTGTGTGATAACATTAGGGTTTGGCATCATGAACTCGGTTCTCAAAGGAGTTTAAGCATCAACTATAGCCTCTTTaaaaatatatatataGAAGTCGCATAGTTTCATAATTCCATTTCAAATTTACAAGACCATAATTAATAAGCGGCTAAATGCTGGATCGCGCAGGTAATTTTACTGTGGGATTAAGATATGGGTTGTTCGGTGGTTGCCAAAACCTGAAATCAAATACTGTTGAGTGAGGGTTAAGGATCTTCAGCATTATATTTGTGCTAAAGAAGTCAGAAAGTGAGCTGGATTTACTGAAAAATAAATATATGCTCAGAGAAAGAAAGGTTGCACTTTTAGCTTCTGCACACTTGGTGCAGCGAAGATCCTTAAATCTCTCAAAGTGTAACCTTTTCTAGTAAGCATATGCACGGGAAGTCCTTAAAGAAGTCCGCATCTTGTATGACGCTTCTGTATCGTAGCTAGGTGACGTAACAGCTTCCAGAAAACGGGATGGACCGCTCGTTACTGCTTACTTCTACGTTGAGTTGCAAATTTTTGGCTGCTGAGTAAACAAGGCTTTTCATGGAGATATCAAGACTCTCAGCAATGGGGTGCTCCACTCGAGTTGTGTTGTCATGCATAGACGATGAGCTTCGGTTTCTCCGGTTTTTGGACCTtttgatcacgtgaaaaCATGCCTCGGGGTGATTTGGTTTTAGGTAACAATCAAAAAGTGTCACCAATGCTAGTATAGTAAGTATCTCGCACAGTAGCTGATTCGCGCTGAATCTTCTCGATCAATTAAGGCCTTCGCGTCGGTATGAATGACAACCTGGCACCATCTAATGGAATGGTTGCCGATGAAGGCGAGAAAAAGCTCGCTTCGGTTTCCAAAGACGACCAATTAGACATCATGGAAAGCTCGTCATCGAACGACCAACCTGACTCCGTGAAGGCAACGCCACCAGGCCTACCA from Lachancea thermotolerans CBS 6340 chromosome F complete sequence includes the following:
- a CDS encoding KLTH0F03630p (no similarity), which produces MREISGSPRLSGPVGGRNWVLCEDDASPVWRTALELGAWAGMPASDVRLRHKNWGYAAPVQPRGWAEIVFEAIMVQTPPRVSFMVLCRIRISNLKIPY
- the ACO2 gene encoding aconitate hydratase ACO2 (highly similar to uniprot|P39533 Saccharomyces cerevisiae YJL200C Hypothetical ORF) → MLSARSVSRRHLATQVAANFANVPKEFQSRVPPYAKLIANLEKVKAITNNSPLTLAEKILYSHLCDPEESIKSSDLRDIRGLEYLKLHPDRVAMQDASAQMALLQFMTTGLAQTAVPASIHCDHLIVGRDGESQDLSSSIATNKEVFDFLQSCADKYGIQFWGPGSGIIHQIVLENFSAPGLMMLGTDSHTPNAGGLGAIAIGVGGADAVDALTGTPWELKAPKILGVKLTGSMQGWTSPKDVITKLAGILTVRGGTGYIVEYFGDGVKTLSCTGMATICNMGAEIGATTSTFPYQEAHSRYLKATGRSVMADAADVALNQYNFLKADSGAEYDKVIEINLSELEPHVNGPFTPDLSTPISEFGAKCTKENWPQKISAGLIGSCTNSSYQDMARAADLVRQASQAGLKPRIPFFVTPGSEQIRATLEKDGLVKTFEDNGAIVLANACGPCIGQWDRQDVMKTSKETNSIFTSFNRNFRARNDGNRNTMNFLTSPEMVTAMIYSGDAQFNPMRDTIKLDDGSDFKFKAPSGDELPQTGFVSGRKEFYPPTDPTPDASVEIKVSPTSDRLQLLEPFKPWDGKELKTNVLMKVEGKCTTDHISAAGVWLKYKGHLENISNNTLIGAQNKETGEVNKAYDFDGTAYGIPELMIKWKQEERPWTVVAEHNYGEGSAREHAALSPKFLGGQILLVKSFARIHETNLKKQGMLPLTFANEEDYDRISSGDVLETVGLVEMIEKEGANGGLLDVKITKPSGESFVIKTKHTMSKDQVEFFKAGSAINYIGEVRRA
- the PHO90 gene encoding SPX domain-containing inorganic phosphate transporter (similar to uniprot|P25360 Saccharomyces cerevisiae YCR037C PHO87 Low-affinity inorganic phosphate (Pi) transporter involved in activation of PHO pathway expression is independent of Pi concentration and Pho4p activity contains 12 membrane-spanning segments and uniprot|P39535 Saccharomyces cerevisiae YJL198W PHO90); the protein is MKFSHSLKYNAVPDWQEHYLNYSQLKKLIYSLQAQDLQVVDEGGRVDTERLNALEGSSKALKKLKGKFQLGRSGKNGKGRKAGEGDADAEGDVQVETFELSDIKKKSAQNKLQALVDFDRRSSLSSDRTLFNPQDTFLSKLIDERSKIDDFYKKLEAQLYGRFATVVSDLQKSGALVDTHSRPHGGDGDGGDHESFELRTQPEHQLRRRESLASKRTTNDSLAPGRASQPEDDEEEDEEEEFDEHTHENTALLNYSDFNVKSQKKAIIKKNLIDLYVDLVQLKSFIELNRIGFFKITKKFDKTLECNVRNELIESGEFFKDTYVFQPLTLEVLDSKITKVIEFYAFITNADLALCKEELRSYLRDFIVWERNTVWKDMLGLESQNNTIASAGRPNAKGDIGALESNTHLEYRTWNLPKPIKCRYFTWSCIKVPQLFFTLKALKLYIIIACTIILLAVPTFNDEAQHRCMALVACVAFLWASEALPLFVTALLVPLLVVLFRVMKSDGKVMNAADASSTILAKMWSSTIMVLLAGFTLAAALSKYNIARVLASYLLTFAGTKPRNVLLMIMGVCFFLSMWISNVAAPVLTYSLIQPVLKSLGYESPFAKAIVLGVALSANVGGMASPIASPQNIIAMDYLKDYNVGWGQFFAIALPSSFLAMLTIWLLLLCTFKINGTQLKKYTPIKEKFTLKQYYIMVVTLATILLWCVLSKLENVFGSSGQIAVIPIVLFFGTGLLGTQDINNFPWAIVILAMGGIALGGAVSSSGLLTTIAGALQRRVMDFPLYAVMAIFGIVMLVVGTFVSHTVSAIIIIPLMQEVGDKLPGAKSAPILVFACTLLSSCGMGLASSGFPNVTAISMTDEVGNRYLTVNNFITRGVPASFLAFICVITLGFGIMNSVLKGV